A portion of the Streptomyces platensis genome contains these proteins:
- a CDS encoding AMP-binding protein, with protein sequence MPIAARTFRTYVEENLDALSADPAREALVHQGRRVTAGELRSLIHRLARALRARGVDRGATVTLLSGNLPETLAARYAANLIGARVNHLYNKLSAESQAAIVRDVETRALIVDPRYAERAAEVTELAPVPDVLTLGPAKTGADLLELAAGQSDEPFASRARPGDVCTIRHTGGTTGHPKGICTTFEQARWFHGVLPQQPEFERRQLVCTTLAHAAGAMADRTLHVGGTIVLLDDFEPGTVLATLARERISELFLLPPLLYQLMDHPDAPHTDTSSLRMLTYGGCQASPARIADAVRMFGPVLMQGYGQNEAGGISVLTQEDHDPQRPDRLRSAGKVLSDVEVEIRDESGRPLPAGEHGEVCVRSAMIMKGYWKQPELTAEVLRDGWLHTGDIGFLDDEGYLTIVDRLKDMIVVVGGHVYTTELEDLLNSHPQVLQSAVFGVRDADRMERVHAVVVRAPGSEVDGEQLRAKVRAERGAMYEPHRITFVEALPLTDVGKPDKKELRRQAEQEAGTLA encoded by the coding sequence ATGCCCATCGCCGCCCGGACATTCCGTACCTACGTGGAGGAGAACCTCGATGCGCTTAGCGCCGACCCGGCGCGCGAAGCCCTGGTCCACCAGGGCCGCCGCGTCACCGCGGGCGAACTCCGCTCACTCATCCACCGCTTGGCCCGCGCCCTGCGCGCCCGGGGCGTCGACCGCGGAGCGACCGTCACCCTGCTCAGCGGCAATCTCCCGGAGACCCTCGCCGCCCGCTACGCCGCCAACCTGATCGGCGCCCGGGTCAACCACCTCTACAACAAGCTGTCCGCCGAGTCTCAGGCCGCCATCGTCCGCGATGTCGAGACCCGGGCCCTGATCGTCGATCCGCGGTATGCCGAACGGGCCGCCGAGGTCACCGAGTTGGCGCCGGTGCCGGACGTCCTCACCCTCGGCCCCGCGAAGACGGGCGCGGATCTGCTGGAACTGGCGGCCGGACAGTCGGACGAGCCGTTCGCCAGCCGGGCCCGGCCCGGCGATGTGTGCACCATCCGCCACACCGGCGGCACCACCGGCCACCCGAAGGGCATCTGCACCACCTTCGAGCAGGCGCGCTGGTTCCACGGAGTGCTGCCGCAGCAGCCGGAGTTCGAGCGCCGGCAGCTGGTCTGCACCACCCTCGCGCACGCCGCCGGCGCGATGGCCGACAGGACTCTGCACGTGGGCGGCACGATCGTCCTGCTCGACGACTTCGAGCCCGGCACCGTGCTCGCCACGCTGGCACGGGAGCGCATCAGCGAACTGTTCCTGCTGCCGCCGCTGCTCTATCAGCTGATGGACCACCCGGACGCCCCGCACACCGACACCTCCAGTCTGCGGATGCTGACGTACGGCGGCTGCCAGGCCTCCCCGGCCCGGATAGCCGACGCGGTGCGGATGTTCGGGCCGGTGCTGATGCAGGGCTACGGACAGAACGAGGCCGGCGGCATCAGCGTGCTCACCCAGGAGGACCATGACCCGCAGCGCCCCGACCGGCTGCGTTCGGCGGGGAAGGTGCTGTCCGATGTCGAGGTGGAGATCCGCGACGAGTCGGGCCGTCCGCTGCCGGCCGGTGAGCACGGCGAGGTCTGTGTGCGCTCCGCCATGATCATGAAGGGGTACTGGAAGCAGCCCGAGCTGACCGCCGAGGTCCTGCGGGACGGCTGGCTGCACACGGGGGACATCGGATTCCTCGACGACGAGGGGTACTTGACCATCGTCGACCGGCTCAAGGACATGATCGTCGTGGTCGGCGGCCATGTGTACACCACGGAGCTGGAGGACCTGCTGAACTCGCACCCGCAGGTACTTCAGAGCGCGGTGTTCGGTGTCCGGGACGCCGACCGGATGGAGCGGGTGCACGCCGTGGTGGTGCGGGCGCCCGGCAGCGAGGTCGACGGGGAACAGCTGCGGGCGAAGGTCCGCGCGGAGCGCGGTGCGATGTACGAGCCGCACCGGATCACCTTCGTCGAGGCGCTGCCGCTGACCGATGTGGGCAAGCCGGACAAGAAGGAGCTGCGCCGGCAGGCCGAACAGGAGGCCGGCACCCTGGCATGA
- a CDS encoding ATP-dependent DNA ligase — MDLPVMPPVSPMLAKLVAEIPAGMQYEAKWDGFRVIVFRDGEDIEIASRTTKSLTRYFPEVVEAARAELPRRCVIDGEIVIAHDGRLHFEELLERIHPADSRVRTLAERTPASLVAFDLLALDSAALLHEPQSARREALVEALRPARPPVYTAPATRDQELARSWFTQFEGAGLDGVVAKPLDLPYRPGDRVMYKIKHARTADCVVAGYRLHKSGPVVGSLLLGLHDDAGQLQHVGVCASFPMAKRRKLVEELAPLRMEDAAGHPWGEWTDEAAHAARRMPGGPSRWSGGKDLSWVPLRPERVCEVAYDHMEGSRFRHTAQFRHWRPDRTPESCTYAQLEEPVGYDLGELLRS; from the coding sequence ATGGACCTGCCCGTCATGCCCCCGGTCTCCCCGATGCTCGCGAAGCTGGTGGCCGAGATTCCCGCCGGTATGCAGTACGAGGCCAAGTGGGACGGCTTCCGCGTCATCGTCTTCCGGGACGGCGAGGACATCGAGATCGCCAGCCGTACCACGAAGTCCCTCACCCGCTACTTCCCCGAAGTGGTCGAGGCGGCCCGTGCCGAGTTGCCCAGGCGGTGCGTCATCGACGGCGAGATCGTGATCGCCCATGACGGCCGGCTGCACTTCGAGGAGCTGCTGGAGCGCATCCACCCGGCGGACTCCCGGGTCCGTACGCTCGCCGAGCGGACGCCCGCCTCGCTCGTCGCCTTCGATCTGCTGGCCCTCGACTCCGCCGCACTGCTGCACGAGCCGCAGTCGGCGCGGCGGGAGGCCCTGGTCGAAGCACTGCGGCCGGCCCGTCCGCCGGTGTACACCGCGCCCGCGACGCGCGACCAGGAGCTGGCGCGCAGCTGGTTCACGCAGTTCGAAGGGGCGGGGCTGGACGGAGTGGTCGCCAAGCCGCTCGATCTCCCGTACCGGCCGGGCGACCGGGTCATGTACAAGATCAAACATGCCCGCACCGCCGACTGCGTCGTCGCGGGATACCGGCTGCACAAGAGCGGGCCGGTGGTCGGCTCCCTGCTGCTCGGTCTGCACGACGACGCCGGGCAGCTCCAGCACGTCGGAGTGTGCGCCTCGTTCCCGATGGCCAAGCGGCGCAAGCTGGTCGAGGAGCTGGCGCCGCTGCGGATGGAGGATGCCGCGGGCCATCCGTGGGGCGAGTGGACCGACGAGGCGGCGCATGCGGCGCGGCGGATGCCCGGCGGGCCCAGCCGCTGGAGCGGCGGCAAGGATCTGTCGTGGGTGCCGCTGCGCCCTGAGCGGGTGTGCGAGGTGGCCTATGACCACATGGAGGGCAGCCGCTTCCGGCACACCGCCCAGTTCCGCCACTGGCGTCCCGACCGTACGCCGGAGAGCTGCACCTATGCCCAGCTGGAGGAGCCGGTGGGCTACGACCTGGGGGAGCTGCTGCGGAGCTGA
- a CDS encoding SpoIIE family protein phosphatase: protein MGATDAFPEGAAQVGATPGQPGGLLDVLGVAAVMLDADGRITLWSPQAESLFGWTAEEALGRSAAQLLVGPEHFDLVLGLFSQVMAGGESWAGVFPVQHKDGSTRLVEFRNMRLLDERGESYALGIATDQAVLRRVERDLALSVRLVAQSPIGLAVLDTSLRFVMVNPALERINDLPADQHIGHDVRETLSFLDTDTIVSSMRAVLDTGTPLLDQYTVGRTAADPHAERAWSVSYYRLEDAHGRVLGLATSVVDVTEQHRSATEAARARRRLAVIADASATVGTTLDVDQTAHELADVIVPELADLAAVDVLDAVLNGRRPTSLSRGGPARFRALAVAAAYSTEAVRAADPTGQIASYEADRLITRCVTEARPVLVPQVSEGDLPHIAADPQGAALLGKAGLHSYLAVPLIARGEVLGALSLYRVRNPEPFDEDDAVLAVELAARAAVCIDNARSYQSERRTALTLQRHLMNHRPPQPTAMEIAYRYQPAQAASEVGGDWFDAIPVAGDKTALVVGDVMGSGINAAATMGQLRTTARALADLDLDPAEVLRHLDHIAVGLDPAFATCLYAVYDPHRMECRIAVAGHLPPVVVRPDRAPELLDLPTGAPLGVGGVPFEQTTVALREGDQLVLYTDGLIETRDQPIDARLDTLLELLAEPQQDLEGLCDRLLRSLRDEHDHDDVALLIARPHTHKD from the coding sequence ATGGGTGCGACCGACGCGTTCCCCGAAGGTGCTGCCCAGGTGGGGGCCACACCCGGGCAACCCGGCGGCCTGCTGGACGTGCTGGGCGTCGCCGCGGTGATGCTGGACGCGGACGGACGGATAACCCTCTGGAGCCCGCAGGCCGAGTCGCTGTTCGGCTGGACCGCGGAGGAAGCGCTCGGCCGGTCCGCCGCGCAGCTGCTGGTCGGACCGGAGCACTTCGATCTGGTCCTGGGCCTGTTCTCCCAGGTCATGGCGGGCGGCGAGAGCTGGGCCGGCGTCTTCCCCGTCCAGCACAAGGACGGCAGCACCCGCCTGGTGGAATTCCGCAATATGCGGCTGCTGGACGAGCGCGGTGAGTCCTACGCCCTGGGCATCGCCACCGATCAGGCCGTGCTGCGGCGGGTCGAGCGGGACCTGGCGCTGTCCGTCCGCCTGGTGGCCCAGTCGCCGATCGGCCTGGCTGTCCTGGACACCTCGCTCCGCTTCGTGATGGTCAACCCGGCGCTGGAGCGCATCAACGATCTGCCCGCCGACCAGCACATCGGCCACGATGTCCGGGAGACGCTGTCGTTCCTGGACACCGACACCATCGTGTCCAGCATGCGCGCGGTCCTCGACACCGGCACGCCACTGCTCGACCAGTACACCGTCGGCCGCACCGCCGCCGACCCGCACGCCGAGCGGGCCTGGTCGGTGTCGTACTACCGGCTGGAGGATGCCCACGGCCGGGTGCTGGGGCTGGCCACCTCCGTCGTGGACGTCACCGAGCAGCACCGGTCCGCCACCGAGGCGGCCCGCGCCCGCCGGCGGCTGGCCGTCATCGCCGACGCCTCCGCCACCGTCGGCACCACCCTCGATGTCGACCAGACCGCGCACGAACTCGCCGACGTCATCGTGCCCGAGCTGGCGGACCTGGCCGCGGTCGATGTCCTCGACGCCGTACTGAACGGCCGGCGCCCGACCTCGCTCTCCCGTGGCGGCCCGGCCCGCTTCCGGGCGCTCGCCGTAGCGGCGGCCTACTCCACCGAAGCCGTCCGGGCCGCCGACCCCACCGGCCAGATCGCCTCCTACGAGGCCGACCGGCTGATCACCCGCTGTGTGACCGAGGCCCGTCCGGTGCTCGTCCCCCAGGTCAGCGAGGGCGACCTGCCGCACATCGCCGCCGACCCGCAGGGCGCCGCGCTCCTCGGCAAGGCCGGACTGCACTCCTACCTCGCCGTGCCGCTGATCGCCCGCGGTGAGGTCCTCGGCGCGCTGTCGCTGTACCGCGTCCGCAACCCGGAGCCGTTCGACGAGGACGATGCGGTGCTCGCCGTCGAACTGGCCGCCCGGGCGGCGGTGTGCATCGACAACGCCCGTTCGTACCAGAGCGAACGCCGCACCGCGCTCACCCTCCAGCGCCATCTGATGAACCACCGGCCGCCGCAGCCCACGGCGATGGAGATCGCCTACCGCTACCAGCCCGCCCAGGCGGCCAGCGAGGTCGGCGGCGACTGGTTCGACGCCATCCCGGTGGCCGGCGACAAGACCGCGCTGGTGGTCGGGGACGTGATGGGCAGCGGCATCAACGCCGCCGCCACCATGGGCCAGCTGCGCACCACCGCCCGCGCCCTGGCCGACCTCGACCTCGACCCCGCCGAAGTGCTCCGCCATCTCGACCACATCGCCGTCGGCCTCGACCCGGCCTTCGCCACCTGCCTGTACGCCGTGTACGACCCGCACCGCATGGAGTGCCGGATCGCCGTCGCCGGGCATCTGCCCCCCGTCGTCGTACGGCCGGACCGGGCGCCCGAGTTGCTCGATCTGCCCACCGGGGCGCCGCTCGGGGTCGGTGGCGTCCCCTTCGAGCAGACCACGGTGGCGCTGCGCGAGGGCGACCAACTGGTGCTCTACACCGATGGGTTGATCGAGACCCGGGACCAGCCCATCGACGCCCGCCTGGACACCCTGCTGGAGCTGCTGGCCGAGCCCCAGCAGGATCTGGAGGGCTTGTGCGATCGCCTCCTGCGCTCCCTGCGCGATGAGCACGACCACGACGATGTCGCGCTGCTCATCGCCCGCCCGCATACGCACAAGGACTGA
- the ligD gene encoding non-homologous end-joining DNA ligase: MAGAGAVELDVAGRKVRLSHPDKTYYPERGFTKMDVAQYYLAVADGVLRGLRDRPTTMQRFPDGIEGEFFYQKRAPKGMPDWLPTARIAFPSGRFADEMCPTEPAAVLWAANLGCLTFHPWPVRRGDTEHPDELRIDLDPQPGTDFADAVKVAFDLRELLAEHGLRGWPKTSGGRGVHVYVPIRPRWTFTEVRRAAITLARALERRTPDLVTSAWWKEERGEKVFVDYNQMARDRTIASAYSLRARPRATVSTPLRWDELSDAAPEDFDLRTVPPRFAELGDVHADMADHAFGLESVLELASRQAVDEGLGDLPYPPDHPKMPGEPSRVQPSRARKR; encoded by the coding sequence ATGGCCGGAGCGGGAGCTGTGGAACTGGATGTCGCGGGGCGAAAGGTGCGCCTGTCGCACCCCGACAAGACGTATTACCCGGAGCGCGGCTTCACCAAGATGGACGTCGCGCAGTACTACCTCGCCGTCGCCGACGGGGTACTGCGGGGCCTGCGCGACCGGCCCACCACCATGCAGCGCTTTCCCGACGGCATCGAGGGCGAGTTCTTCTACCAGAAGCGGGCGCCCAAGGGCATGCCGGACTGGCTGCCCACCGCCCGGATCGCCTTCCCGAGCGGACGGTTCGCCGACGAGATGTGCCCCACCGAACCGGCGGCCGTGCTCTGGGCGGCCAACCTGGGGTGTCTGACGTTCCACCCCTGGCCCGTCCGCCGCGGTGACACCGAGCACCCCGACGAGCTGCGGATCGACCTCGACCCGCAGCCCGGCACCGACTTCGCGGACGCCGTCAAGGTCGCCTTCGACCTGCGCGAGCTGCTGGCCGAGCACGGGCTGCGCGGCTGGCCCAAGACGTCCGGCGGCCGCGGAGTGCACGTCTATGTGCCGATCCGGCCCCGCTGGACCTTCACCGAGGTCAGACGGGCCGCGATCACGCTGGCGCGGGCGCTGGAACGCCGGACGCCGGATCTGGTGACCTCGGCGTGGTGGAAGGAGGAACGCGGCGAGAAGGTCTTCGTCGACTACAACCAGATGGCCCGGGACCGGACCATCGCCTCCGCCTACTCGCTGCGCGCCCGGCCCCGGGCGACCGTCTCCACCCCGCTGCGCTGGGACGAGCTGTCCGACGCCGCCCCCGAGGACTTCGATCTGCGCACGGTCCCGCCGCGGTTCGCGGAACTCGGTGATGTGCACGCGGACATGGCGGACCACGCCTTCGGCCTGGAATCCGTCCTGGAGCTCGCGAGCCGGCAGGCGGTGGACGAGGGGCTCGGCGATCTGCCCTATCCGCCCGACCACCCGAAGATGCCGGGCGAGCCGTCCCGGGTCCAGCCGAGCCGGGCCCGTAAGCGCTGA